GGCCAATGCGTATCGTTTCCGTGACTGCACCTGTTCCCGGACAGGCGGTACAGCGTGAAGTAACTCCACAACCTCTCGCCGATTCGAACGGTATTCGTCGAACGCGAGTGACCAGCTCGGGGGATGCATTGTCTTTACCATCGCGATTCACGCCTGTTGCAACGAGTCAAACAGGCCAGCTCGCAGACCAATCCGTTCCATGGCTTCGCTAAAGAGTCGGATTCGCTCGAAAAAGCTCGCCCGGTCAGCAGTACTACGTCCAATCGATTGCAGGAAGCGCGAGTCATCGAAGAGTGCTTTGAGCGACAGTTCGATTTCGTCTCGCTTCGAAACCAGCGATTCAACAGGGAGACGACTAAATACAAGCATGACAGCGTCAAACAAAGCGCGATTTATTTGCCGCTCCCAATCTTCGGCCAATGAATTGAAACTTCGAAAAGCATGATCTCCAAAGACAGCAGATACCTTGTCCACTGTCGTCTCAAACAATAATGTGAGGCGTCGAGTTTCCGCTTCAGTTAGCCTGGCACCCTTCCTGGCTGTGTACAGGTTGAGAAAAGTACGCAACGGCGCAAGATAGTTAACGTAGTCGTCATGAACAGCGAAGAAGCGGACTACAAGCTCATCATCCCGCATTCGCTTGTCGGGAGCGGCTTTGTTCAACACCCCCAGCCATCGTGGTTGTTCAGCGAGCGACTTGATGAGATCATTGAAGTCTCCTCGATAAATTGCATTCCGTATTTCTTGGTCTGTTAGCTGTACTGAGCCAGTGTTCAGCCGCTCAAAAACCTCGAAGCGAATTTCGGGATGTGACTCCTGGGTGATGACAATGCAGCGAATAGTACGCCCCAGAATCAGGCGTTGATCCCGCTCAGTGAGATCTTTGAACTCCTTTCCGTTGTATTCAGTAAGAGTTCGTAGACTGCGAAGGCCGAAGTGATTCCGGACAAATCGCCAAATTGAATACAGACGTTGTTGACCATCGATTACAGTGAAGACGCCCGCATCCTCCTCAGCGAAGTAGCAGGCAGGGATGGGAATATTCATCAGCAGAGACTCAATCAGCCTGCTTGCCCGACCATCGTCCCAAACATATCCGCGTTGGTAAGGGGGGCGGACAATGAGGCTCTTGTCCTCGACCTGATTCACAATGGTTCGCACCACGAAGTCAAAGGGCTGCGTCACGAGTCGGCGATCTGGAGGAGCTACCCGTAGTGGTGTTTCGTCTTGCTCAGGAATGTAACCACTTAGAAGATCATCCTCTGCTTCTGGGGTCATGACTACGGGCTTCTCATCGGGGAGCAAGTTGTCATCGAGCTTGAGCATTCTAGTGTTCCCTGGCCTAACTCAGTTCAATGTCGCCGTAGTGATATGCAGTGAAACCTATTCTACCCTACTTAGGCCACTCATATGGCTCAACGTCAATTGTGGTACCGGTTGTGGTATAAAGGCAGTCGCCCCGGTCGGTAGAGTCATCGACCGGGGCGATTTTCCTTGCTATTGCTAGCAATCTGTGGGTGAGCCGCATAGGAC
Above is a genomic segment from Candidatus Hydrogenedentota bacterium containing:
- a CDS encoding DUF262 domain-containing protein; this encodes MLKLDDNLLPDEKPVVMTPEAEDDLLSGYIPEQDETPLRVAPPDRRLVTQPFDFVVRTIVNQVEDKSLIVRPPYQRGYVWDDGRASRLIESLLMNIPIPACYFAEEDAGVFTVIDGQQRLYSIWRFVRNHFGLRSLRTLTEYNGKEFKDLTERDQRLILGRTIRCIVITQESHPEIRFEVFERLNTGSVQLTDQEIRNAIYRGDFNDLIKSLAEQPRWLGVLNKAAPDKRMRDDELVVRFFAVHDDYVNYLAPLRTFLNLYTARKGARLTEAETRRLTLLFETTVDKVSAVFGDHAFRSFNSLAEDWERQINRALFDAVMLVFSRLPVESLVSKRDEIELSLKALFDDSRFLQSIGRSTADRASFFERIRLFSEAMERIGLRAGLFDSLQQA